A window of the Hordeum vulgare subsp. vulgare chromosome 5H, MorexV3_pseudomolecules_assembly, whole genome shotgun sequence genome harbors these coding sequences:
- the LOC123399944 gene encoding glutathione S-transferase isoform X2: MATAKPILYGAWISSCSHRVRIALNLKGVDYEYKAVNPRTDPDYEKINPIKYIPALVDGDFVLSDSLAIILYLEDKYPQHPLMPKDIKMKALDLQIANIVCSSIQPLQGYGVIGLHEGRLSSDESLEVVQRYIDKGFRAIEKLLDGCDSKYCVGDEVHLGDVFLAPQIHAAINRFQIDMTKYPILWRLHDAYMEIPAFQAALPQNQQDAPSA; encoded by the exons ATGGCGACGGCCAAGCCCATCCTGTACGGCGCCTGGATCAGCTCTTGCTCTCACCGTGTCCGGATCGCTCTCAACCTCAAAG GTGTGGACTATGAGTACAAGGCAGTCAATCCTCGGACAGATCCAG ACTATGAGAAAATCAACCCGATCAAATACATACCAGCATTGGTAGATGGGGACTTTGTTCTATCTGATTCTCTCGCTATCATCTTG TATCTGGAAGATAAGTATCCTCAGCATCCTCTCATGCCCAAAGATATCAAAATGAAAGCTCTTGATCTTCAG ATTGCAAACATAGTTTGTTCAAGCATCCAACCTCTCCAAGGCTACGGTGTAATT GGTTTACATGAGGGTAGGTTGAGCTCCGATGAGAGCCTTGAGGTGGTACAACGTTATATTGACAAGGGCTTCAGAG CAATCGAAAAGCTTTTGGATGGATGTGACAGCAAATATTGCGTTGGAGATGAAGTCCATTTG GGAGATGTGTTTCTAGCCCCACAGATTCATGCCGCCATCAATCGCTTCCAGATTGATATG ACAAAGTACCCAATTTTGTGGCGACTTCACGACGCATACATGGAAATTCCGGCATTTCAAGCTGCACTGCCCCAAAATCAGCAAGATGCACCTTCAGCCTGA
- the LOC123399945 gene encoding glutathione S-transferase-like, with translation MSAAAGKPILYSKWFSSCSHRVRIALNLKGVDFEYRATNPMTDPDYEKINPVKYVPALVDGDFVVSDSFAIILYMEDKYPQCPLLPRDLKKKALNLQIASIVCSSIQPLQSYAVIRSFHGTMDANESLEMVEHYIDKGFRAIEKLLEGCDSKYATGDEVQMGDVFLAPQIHAGVTRFQIDMSKYPILARLQDAYNEHPAFQAALPANQPDAPPS, from the exons ATGTCGGCAGCGGCGGGGAAGCCGATCCTGTACAGCAAATGGTTCAGCTCCTGCTCGCACCGGGTTCGGATCGCCCTTAACCTCAAAG GTGTGGATTTCGAGTACAGAGCGACCAACCCGATGACAGATCCAG ATTATGAGAAAATCAACCCTGTTAAGTATGTCCCAGCATTAGTAGATGGGGATTTTGTTGTTTCCGACTCGTTCGCCATCATTTTG TATATGGAAGACAAGTATCCGCAGTGTCCTCTCTTACCCCGAGATCTGAAAAAGAAAGCTCTTAATTTGCAG ATTGCAAGCATAGTGTGTTCAAGCATCCAGCCTCTTCAGAGCTATGCTGTCATT CGTTCATTTCATGGCACAATGGACGCCAACGAGAGCCTGGAGATGGTTGAACATTATATTGACAAAGGCTTCAGAG CGATTGAGAAACTTCTGGAAGGATGTGACAGTAAATATGCTACcggagatgaagtccaaatg GGAGATGTGTTTCTAGCGCCCCAGATCCACGCTGGTGTGACACGCTTCCAAATTGACATG TCAAAGTACCCTATTTTGGCAAGGCTTCAAGATGCTTACAATGAGCATCCTGCATTTCAAGCCGCACTTCCTGCGAACCAACCAGATGCTCCTCCATCCTAG
- the LOC123399944 gene encoding glutathione S-transferase isoform X1, with translation MATAKPILYGAWISSCSHRVRIALNLKGVDYEYKAVNPRTDPDYEKINPIKYIPALVDGDFVLSDSLAIILYLEDKYPQHPLMPKDIKMKALDLQIANIVCSSIQPLQGYGVIGLHEGRLSSDESLEVVQRYIDKGFRAIEKLLDGCDSKYCVGDEVHLGDVFLAPQIHAAINRFQIDMLSFSCRQSTQFCGDFTTHTWKFRHFKLHCPKISKMHLQPDNQESKPVTTICV, from the exons ATGGCGACGGCCAAGCCCATCCTGTACGGCGCCTGGATCAGCTCTTGCTCTCACCGTGTCCGGATCGCTCTCAACCTCAAAG GTGTGGACTATGAGTACAAGGCAGTCAATCCTCGGACAGATCCAG ACTATGAGAAAATCAACCCGATCAAATACATACCAGCATTGGTAGATGGGGACTTTGTTCTATCTGATTCTCTCGCTATCATCTTG TATCTGGAAGATAAGTATCCTCAGCATCCTCTCATGCCCAAAGATATCAAAATGAAAGCTCTTGATCTTCAG ATTGCAAACATAGTTTGTTCAAGCATCCAACCTCTCCAAGGCTACGGTGTAATT GGTTTACATGAGGGTAGGTTGAGCTCCGATGAGAGCCTTGAGGTGGTACAACGTTATATTGACAAGGGCTTCAGAG CAATCGAAAAGCTTTTGGATGGATGTGACAGCAAATATTGCGTTGGAGATGAAGTCCATTTG GGAGATGTGTTTCTAGCCCCACAGATTCATGCCGCCATCAATCGCTTCCAGATTGATATG CTTTCCTTTTCTTGCAGACAAAGTACCCAATTTTGTGGCGACTTCACGACGCATACATGGAAATTCCGGCATTTCAAGCTGCACTGCCCCAAAATCAGCAAGATGCACCTTCAGCCTGATAATCAAGAAAGCAAGCCAGTTACAACTATATGTGTGTAG